ttttcttaatgatatatatgtttttgtcttacaattattatatctagAGTTTAATGACACCATAAGATTACTAATGAAGTCTATTAAGTGTTgttattgattaatatttttaagtcttttAATGCAATATTAGGATATTAAATGTTAGCAGCAATACCAATTCAATCTAATTTTAGGAATCTCATAGCAGTAACACAATTAGTATATTATCATTACAAAGCTACTACAAAATCACATGACTCTACCCGACTAatgaaaaactaatattttactacTTTTACTTACATACTATGTTAAACCATTACTCAAATAAACcttagaaaaaataagaaaataacaaaGCTCATACAAACACAGATGACATTCAGTCTTTACATCAAACCAATACtggcaagttttttttacattttgtactaatattataaaacactaATGGACAAAGCTTTTCACTAACATTAAATACTGAGGCACTGAATAAGTTTCaccattgtaaatattatattagcatAACATTAATCcctaataaataacaatataggattcagataaaataacaacttggtttaaattaaataaaattgacatCCAGTTAGTGAAAATGCAATGCTTTCAACAATATtcattatgaatttaatacaGACACTAAGGCTTAAACATTACTATTGTGACTAGAAAAACTATAAGTAGCTGGTGTAACACATGTATTCACACAAACTTGTATAGACGGTTTGAAAGAAGATGGCAGAAGCTTATGAGCTTCAGGCACTGGGGAATAGCTGTGACATACAGCAGTCTCAAAATGAACTGGCTCACTTCTGTCTGTTGGCACTCCATCAAAACTTGTTTGTTTTGCAGAGTCACCTGTTCCACTATCCTTGCACGATGAGTGTTCAGATGTGTTATCAGGAAACATATGAGGGGAATCACTATCACTATGCACTACTTGTGTCATTTTCACACTTTCGGTGGGGTAACTGCGTATAGCCCCAGCCATACGTCTACGAGTGTGGTAAATAATTACCACCCAAATTATAGATGTACCAACTGCACAGCACACtacagtaattataattatacctGTCATATTTTCCTCTTTCACCATTATTGCTACTGGTGGTAATACTTTTAACTCTATAATTTCCTTTTTAGTGCccaaattatttgttatctcACATTCATAGTGACCTGCATCACCTGATTGTGCaccaataataattagtagTTGATTATTGCCTGCTAGAAAATGCCTTTCGGAGGGTAGAATTGGAGATCCGTCTTTAAGCCATTTCAAAACTGGTGTTGGTGAGCCTTGGACCATACACTCCAGAACCACTGGTTCCCCACTTGTGACTTCTTTGTTTCCCATAACTCTTATGAATGAAGGTTCTTGCAAAACACTGAGTGTTGCATTAGCTATGATTGTACCAGCTGGGTTTTTCGCAGCACAGCTATAAATTCCCATGTCTGCTGGTTTTGCATTAACAATAAAGAATAGATGGTCTGTTGGCATTACATTCATTCTTCTTTCTCTTGCTGCAGGGAAATCATTTCCCCCATCTTTTTTCCAAGAGATCTCAGGAGGTGGGTCACCAGTTGCAGCACAGTTAAGTGTTACAGTCTCCCCAGTTCTAACAGTTACATTAGTGGGAGTTTTAAGAAATCTAGGGAATGTAACAATATTCATCTTAGCCTTTGTAGAATATGTTGTACCAAATTTGTTGCTCACTACACATTGATATTTTCCAGAATCAGTGTGTGACACATCAGGTATTACAAGAACAGATGTTGCTTGTTGCCCTTTGTTAGTTAATGTTACATTTTCATATACAACAGGATTACTTATATTGTCATTATTTCTTCTCCATAAGAATGTCATGTTACTAAACGGATTTGATGTTGCGGAACATAGTAAATTTGCTGATCGGTTTTTAATGGCCAGATGAGATTTAGGATGATTAACTATTTTAGGTTTAGGTGAATCACCACAGTTTTCTTCTTTTAGTTTAGATAATAATGTTCCCCTCACTTCAGCCGGATAAGCACAAGTTGCTGTGACAAAATTATGTTCCAGCTTGTCCTTTATCCACTTTACCAtccataaaattttacaatcaCATAGCAATGATGTAGTGTTTAGATGGAGCTTCCTTATATTAGTCAAAGAATCAAATGCATGTTGTTGTATAGAGGTAATATTATTGGCTCTTAAATccaattcatttaaatttgttaggcCTTCAAATGCTCTTGAGCTTATTGATTTAATATGATTTGCTGATAAACTAAAAGTTTCTAAATTTTGTAACTTTGAAAATGCTCCAGACATATCCTCCACAGTCCatgatattttgttattatttaaaaacaaagattttaattgtattatatgacTAAATGCTTCTTGTGATATAACTGATATATTGTTACTACTTAAATTCAATGTGTGAAGATTAATTAAATGCTGGAAACTTCTACCTTCAATCTGAATCAAATAGTTATGGGATAAATCCAAAAACTGTAGATTAGTACACAATTCCCAGGAACCAATATCAATgtgcaatattaaattatttgccaAGGATAAGGTTGTTAAAGATTCTAGTCCATACATCCAACCTTTTGATACACTCTTTATCTTATTGTGATCTAGTTGTAGCAAGTTCACAGACTTAAATCCCAAAAAAGCACCATCCATAATGTTTTCAACACTGTTGAATCTTATTTTCAATGTTGTTAAGTTTGATAATCCTTGAAAGAGTAAACCATTTATAACATGCAATTTGTTATGATTTAGTTctagtgtttttaaattagattggTACATAAACAAATGATGAGGTAAAGAagatattgcatttttattcaattttaaagtgTTGAGATTTGTCAAATTGTTCAAAGCTCCCTCTTTGATAAGTCTTATGCGATTGCTATTTAAACTTAAGACTTTAATTGAACAATTTGTAGGAAATCGACCTATATCGATTTCTGAAATACTATTTTTGTTTAGGCTAACTTCTTGCACTTGATTTTGTTCAAGGAAACTCGGAATATTTTGAATAGCATTTTTATCAAGTTTTAATATTCGTAGGGAGATTAACTTATCGAAACCTTCCGTTACGCCTTCGTTTAATTTGTTACGGCTTAAATCGAGTTGTTCCACCCACTTAGGAATTCTTGGCACCGTAACCAACTTTTTATCAGAACAGTCAACATACTGTACTAAGCAATCGCACTTTTGCGGGCATTCATAGTTTTCAGAAAATGCAGAGCATcgtagtaatattaatatcgaCGTCACAACCCGCAATAAATGGGAGTCTCCCATTTTTACGCAGCGAAGCTCGATTCATTGAATGCAAACAATGTTTTGTTGctgttattacataattttgacgACAGCGTGTTTACAAATTAAGTTTTCCTGATTATTCACTCAAAGACACCAAATTTTTGCATTACATTTTGTCACTAATGCTTTAACAGACACATAATAAcaacataacaaaatatttacaccTAATAACTCGGCCGCCATTTTCTATATGCAGGCGGCAGGGAATAGACTG
This portion of the Pieris brassicae chromosome 6, ilPieBrab1.1, whole genome shotgun sequence genome encodes:
- the LOC123710683 gene encoding leucine-rich repeats and immunoglobulin-like domains protein 3 encodes the protein MGDSHLLRVVTSILILLRCSAFSENYECPQKCDCLVQYVDCSDKKLVTVPRIPKWVEQLDLSRNKLNEGVTEGFDKLISLRILKLDKNAIQNIPSFLEQNQVQEVSLNKNSISEIDIGRFPTNCSIKVLSLNSNRIRLIKEGALNNLTNLNTLKLNKNAISSLPHHLFMYQSNLKTLELNHNKLHVINGLLFQGLSNLTTLKIRFNSVENIMDGAFLGFKSVNLLQLDHNKIKSVSKGWMYGLESLTTLSLANNLILHIDIGSWELCTNLQFLDLSHNYLIQIEGRSFQHLINLHTLNLSSNNISVISQEAFSHIIQLKSLFLNNNKISWTVEDMSGAFSKLQNLETFSLSANHIKSISSRAFEGLTNLNELDLRANNITSIQQHAFDSLTNIRKLHLNTTSLLCDCKILWMVKWIKDKLEHNFVTATCAYPAEVRGTLLSKLKEENCGDSPKPKIVNHPKSHLAIKNRSANLLCSATSNPFSNMTFLWRRNNDNISNPVVYENVTLTNKGQQATSVLVIPDVSHTDSGKYQCVVSNKFGTTYSTKAKMNIVTFPRFLKTPTNVTVRTGETVTLNCAATGDPPPEISWKKDGGNDFPAARERRMNVMPTDHLFFIVNAKPADMGIYSCAAKNPAGTIIANATLSVLQEPSFIRVMGNKEVTSGEPVVLECMVQGSPTPVLKWLKDGSPILPSERHFLAGNNQLLIIIGAQSGDAGHYECEITNNLGTKKEIIELKVLPPVAIMVKEENMTGIIIITVVCCAVGTSIIWVVIIYHTRRRMAGAIRSYPTESVKMTQVVHSDSDSPHMFPDNTSEHSSCKDSGTGDSAKQTSFDGVPTDRSEPVHFETAVCHSYSPVPEAHKLLPSSFKPSIQVCVNTCVTPATYSFSSHNSNV